In one window of Miscanthus floridulus cultivar M001 chromosome 12, ASM1932011v1, whole genome shotgun sequence DNA:
- the LOC136496323 gene encoding kinesin-like protein KIN-12A isoform X1, with product MRSLFSRHARRPATPPPHSFSGGVETPPRRRISKENVDPSSPARNYHHSALDHGASPFRSPSSAAKPLSSRNRLPPRPPSSNPLKRKLEVSSAAAAAGPTHDASPGPDSGVQVVVRIRPSCWVDEEEAGEDGRGPEACVRKTAANSVAIQGQDFTFDAVADSASTQEDIFTLVGLPLVENCLSGFNSSIFAYGQTGSGKTYTMWGPLSALSEDSVSSERGLTPRVFEQLFSRINEEQVKHADKELTYNCVCSFLEIYNEQITDLLDPSQKNLQIREDVRTACVYVESLRKELVFTMKDVTQLLVKGLANRRTGATSANADSSRSHCVFTCVIKSDSKNPEDGSSITRSSRINLVDLAGSERQKLTHAAGDRLKEAGNINRSLSQLGNLINILAEISQSGKQRHHVPYRDSKLTFLLQESLGGNAKLAMICAVSPSQSCKSETLSTLRFAQRAKAIKNNAVVNEEKVEDVNALHEQIRQLKDELHRMKSNGCIEGNNGSFATGWNPRRSLHLLKMSLGHPATFQCIKEDSDEEMEIDENDVEKPYNHENIAMSPINVKEDSKSLQASMDVSAGTSHVEDLNRDKNLISIKRSCCSANKFNTGPDIGDGKCKLNIAASIQRGLQVIESHQNNSAWRRASVGLNARIMDIQPCKVDVAIQTDPEEYETRDNPLALIPSCLLEASATESRDPSACRDLQLVPADVTVLSDDKKQRHFLKAVEKVLAGAIRREMARDEQCAKQAAEIQQLNRLVQQYKHERECNAVIAKTLEGKIARLESLMDGTLPTEEFMNEEFLSLMNEHKILQKKYENHPDVLHAEIELKRLQEELDMFRNSGDKKEVLQEEIQDLKNQLHYMLSSSSSIRRFWPPVPLCQGSNSEPGTKDKDGDTTFWDTPNWTEAESKWITLTEELRVELEAAKSLVGKLQLELDSEKKCSEELKEAVQTAIQGAARHLEQYADLQENHFRLLALHRRMCEGVEDVKMRAEKAGIKGAELRFINSLAAEISVLKAQNEGLQGQLRDTAEAVQAAGELLVRLKDAEEAETLAKKQALVAEQETEKAYQEIDNLKKNYDQEILALKQRLTESSQCKEDTVQPQEPNNLEPPRYDTAGSPSGQNWKEFNTLQQGGSFEVSKSTDLNSWFYGYDKCNI from the exons ATGCGGTCCCTCTTCTCGCGGCACGCGCGCCGCCCCGCTACGCCGCCGCCCCACTCTTTCTCCGGCGGCGTTGAGACCCCTCCTCGTCGCCGCATCTCCAAGGAGAACGTCGACCCCTCCTCCCCGGCGCGCAACTACCACCACTCCGCCCTCGACCACGGCGCCTCCCCCTTCCGCTCCCCGTCCTCCGCGGCCAAACCGCTCTCCTCCCGCAACCGCCTGCCACCGCGTCCGCCGTCCTCTAACCCACTAAAGAGGAAGCTCGAAGTCTCCtctgcggcggccgcggcgggccCCACGCACGACGCCTCCCCCGGGCCCGACTCCGGCGTCCAG GTGGTGGTGAGGATACGGCCGTCGTGCTGGGTCGATGAGGAGGAGGCAGGCGAGGATGGGCGGGGGCCGGAGGCCTGCGTGCGCAAGACGGCGGCCAACTCGGTCGCGATCCAGGGGCAGGACTTCACGTTCGATGCTGTCGCTGACTCGGCCTCCACGCAG GAGGATATCTTCACCCTTGTTGGGCTGCCACTTGTTGAAAATTGCTTATCGGGTTTCAACAGCTCCATATTTGCCTACGGACAG ACTGGCAGTGGGAAAACGTACACTATGTGGGGTCCTCTATCTGCATTGTCAGAAGATTCAGTGAGCAGCGAGAGGGGCTTGACACCTCGTGTATTTGAGCAGTTGTTCTCCCGCATTAATGAA GAACAAGTTAAACATGCAGATAAAGAGCTAACTTACAATTGTGTCTGCTCGTTTCTCGAG ATCTACAATGAACAGATAACTGATTTGCTAGATCCCTCGCAGAAGAATCTTCAG ATTAGAGAGGATGTTAGAACTGCCTGTGTTTATGTTGAATCATTGAGAAAGGAGTTGGTTTTCACCATGAAGGATGTAACTCAGTTGTTGGTTAAG GGCCTGGCAAACCGGAGGACAGGGGCAACGAGCGCAAATGCTGATAGCTCACGCTCGCATTGTGTTTTTACGTGTGTCATTAAGTCGGATTCTAAG AATCCAGAGGATGGCTCAAGCATCACAAGATCAAGCAGGATAAACTTGGTAGACCTTGCTGGATCAGAGCGACAAAAACTAACACATGCAGCTGGGGATCGATTGAAAGAAGCTGGAAACATAAACCGTTCACTTTCACAGCTTGG aaacttgattaataTACTTGCAGAAATATCGCAGTCCGGAAAACAAAGGCACCATGTTCCATATCGCGATTCCAAGCTCACATTTCTATTACAAGAATCCCTTGGAGGCAATGCCAAACTGGCAATGATTTGTGCTGTTTCACCATCCCAAAG CTGTAAGAGTGAAACGTTAAGCACACTTAGGTTTGCCCAACGTGCAAAAGCTATAAAAAACAATGCCGTGGTTAATGAAGAGAAAGTTGAAGATGTAAATGCGCTGCATGAGCAAATCAGGCAATTGAAG GATGAACTTCACCGAATGAAATCTAATGGATGCATAGAAGGGAATAATGGCAGCTTTGCCACTGGATGGAACCCTAGGCGCAGTTTGCATCTGTTGAAAATGAGCTTGGGTCATCCTGCAACATTCCAGTGTATAAAAGAAGATAGTGATGAGGAAATGGAAATTGATGAGAATGATGTTGAGAAGCCCTACAATCATGAAAATATTGCAATGTCTCCTATTAACGTTAAAGAAGACTCCAAAAGTTTACAAGCTTCTATGGATGTAAGTGCTGGAACTTCACATGTTGAAGATCTTAATAGGGATAAGAATTTGATATCCATAAAAAGGTCCTGCTGTAGTGCTAATAAATTTAACACTGGTCCTGATATTGGAGATGGAAAATGCAAATTAAACATTGCCGCCAGTATACAGAGGGGACTTCAAGTCATTGAAAGTCACCAAAACAATAGTGCATGGAGGAGAGCATCGGTTGGATTAAATGCTAGAATCATGGATATTCAGCCTTGCAAGGTTGATGTTGCAATTCAGACTGATCCTGAAGAATATGAAACCAGAGATAACCCTCTAGCTCTGATTCCTAGTTGTCTGCTTGAAGCTTCTGCAACTGAGAGTAGGGATCCCAGTGCTTGCAGAGACCTACAACTAGTACCAGCTGATGTGACAGTACTATCTGATGACAAAAAGCAGCGACATTTTCTGAAA GCTGTGGAGAAGGTCTTGGCTGGAGCTATCAGGCGAGAGATGGCTCGTGATGAACAGTGTGCAAAGCAAGCTGCAGAAATTCAACAGCTGAATCGTCTG GTGCAACAGTATAAGCATGAACGTGAATGTAATGCTGTAATTGCAAAAACACTTGAAGGAAAAATTGCTAGGCTTGAGAGTCTCATGGATGGAACTTTACCAACTGAAGAATTCATGAATGAAGAGTTTTTATCACTTATGAATGAGCATAAG ATCCTCCAAAAGAAATATGAAAACCATCCTGATGTTTTGCATGCTGAAATTGAGTTGAAGAGACTCCAGGAGGAATTGGACATGTTCAGGAATTCTGGGGACAAGAAAGAAGTTCTACAGGAGGAGATACAAGATCTGAAAAATCAGTTGCATTACATGCTTTCATCTTCGTCATCAATCCGTAGATTCTGGCCTCCAGTGCCATTGTGTCAGGGAAGTAATTCTGAACCTGGAACAAAAGATAAAGATGGAGATACTACTTTTTGGGACACTCCCAATTGGACTGAAGCTGAGAGTAAATGGATTACACTCACAGAAGAGCTTAGAGTTGAACTTGAAGCAGCAAAATCCCTTGTTGGAAAGTTGCAGTTAGAACTGGATTCTGAGAAGAAATGCTCAGAAGAACTAAAGGAGGCAGTACAAACAGCTATCCAAGGAGCTGCAAGACACCTGGAACAATATGCTGATCTTCAAGAGAATCATTTTCGTTTGCTTGCTCTGCATAGGCGGATGTGTGAGGGTGTTGAGGATGTGAAGATGAGGGCAGAAAAGGCCGGTATCAAAGGTGCTGAATTGCGGTTCATCAACTCCCTTGCAGCTGAAATCTCAGTCCTAAAAGCTCAAAATGAAGGCCTTCAGGGCCAGCTAAGGGATACTGCTGAAGCTGTTCAGGCAGCTGGTGAATTGCTTGTTCGGTTGAAGGATGCAGAGGAAGCAGAAACACTAGCCAAG AAGCAGGCTTTAGTGGCAGAGCAAGAGACAGAGAAAGCTTATCAGGAGATTGACAACTTGAAAAAGAACTACGATCAGGAAATCCTTGCTCTAAAGCAGCGTCTCACAGAGTCCTCTCAGTGCAAGGAGGATACGGTACAGCCACAAGAACCGAACAATCTTGAGCCTCCTAGGTATGACACAGCTGGTAGCCCCAGTGGGCAGAATTGGAAGGAGTTCAATACCTTGCAACAAGGTGGATCATTTGAGGTCTCCAAGAGCACGGACCTCAACTCGTGGTTTTATGGATACGACAAATGTAACATTTGA
- the LOC136496323 gene encoding kinesin-like protein KIN-12A isoform X2 — MRSLFSRHARRPATPPPHSFSGGVETPPRRRISKENVDPSSPARNYHHSALDHGASPFRSPSSAAKPLSSRNRLPPRPPSSNPLKRKLEVSSAAAAAGPTHDASPGPDSGVQVVVRIRPSCWVDEEEAGEDGRGPEACVRKTAANSVAIQGQDFTFDAVADSASTQEDIFTLVGLPLVENCLSGFNSSIFAYGQTGSGKTYTMWGPLSALSEDSVSSERGLTPRVFEQLFSRINEEQVKHADKELTYNCVCSFLEIYNEQITDLLDPSQKNLQIREDVRTACVYVESLRKELVFTMKDVTQLLVKGLANRRTGATSANADSSRSHCVFTCVIKSDSKNPEDGSSITRSSRINLVDLAGSERQKLTHAAGDRLKEAGNINRSLSQLGNLINILAEISQSGKQRHHVPYRDSKLTFLLQESLGGNAKLAMICAVSPSQSCKSETLSTLRFAQRAKAIKNNAVVNEEKVEDVNALHEQIRQLKDELHRMKSNGCIEGNNGSFATGWNPRRSLHLLKMSLGHPATFQCIKEDSDEEMEIDENDVEKPYNHENIAMSPINVKEDSKSLQASMDVSAGTSHVEDLNRDKNLISIKRSCCSANKFNTGPDIGDGKCKLNIAASIQRGLQVIESHQNNSAWRRASVGLNARIMDIQPCKVDVAIQTDPEEYETRDNPLALIPSCLLEASATESRDPSACRDLQLVPADVTVLSDDKKQRHFLKAVEKVLAGAIRREMARDEQCAKQAAEIQQLNRLVQQYKHERECNAVIAKTLEGKIARLESLMDGTLPTEEFMNEEFLSLMNEHKILQKKYENHPDVLHAEIELKRLQEELDMFRNSGDKKEVLQEEIQDLKNQLHYMLSSSSSIRRFWPPVPLCQGSNSEPGTKDKDGDTTFWDTPNWTEAESKWITLTEELRVELEAAKSLVGKLQLELDSEKKCSEELKEAVQTAIQGAARHLEQYADLQENHFRLLALHRRMCEGVEDVKMRAEKAGIKGAELRFINSLAAEISVLKAQNEGLQGQLRDTAEAVQAAGELLVRLKDAEEAETLAKALVAEQETEKAYQEIDNLKKNYDQEILALKQRLTESSQCKEDTVQPQEPNNLEPPRYDTAGSPSGQNWKEFNTLQQGGSFEVSKSTDLNSWFYGYDKCNI, encoded by the exons ATGCGGTCCCTCTTCTCGCGGCACGCGCGCCGCCCCGCTACGCCGCCGCCCCACTCTTTCTCCGGCGGCGTTGAGACCCCTCCTCGTCGCCGCATCTCCAAGGAGAACGTCGACCCCTCCTCCCCGGCGCGCAACTACCACCACTCCGCCCTCGACCACGGCGCCTCCCCCTTCCGCTCCCCGTCCTCCGCGGCCAAACCGCTCTCCTCCCGCAACCGCCTGCCACCGCGTCCGCCGTCCTCTAACCCACTAAAGAGGAAGCTCGAAGTCTCCtctgcggcggccgcggcgggccCCACGCACGACGCCTCCCCCGGGCCCGACTCCGGCGTCCAG GTGGTGGTGAGGATACGGCCGTCGTGCTGGGTCGATGAGGAGGAGGCAGGCGAGGATGGGCGGGGGCCGGAGGCCTGCGTGCGCAAGACGGCGGCCAACTCGGTCGCGATCCAGGGGCAGGACTTCACGTTCGATGCTGTCGCTGACTCGGCCTCCACGCAG GAGGATATCTTCACCCTTGTTGGGCTGCCACTTGTTGAAAATTGCTTATCGGGTTTCAACAGCTCCATATTTGCCTACGGACAG ACTGGCAGTGGGAAAACGTACACTATGTGGGGTCCTCTATCTGCATTGTCAGAAGATTCAGTGAGCAGCGAGAGGGGCTTGACACCTCGTGTATTTGAGCAGTTGTTCTCCCGCATTAATGAA GAACAAGTTAAACATGCAGATAAAGAGCTAACTTACAATTGTGTCTGCTCGTTTCTCGAG ATCTACAATGAACAGATAACTGATTTGCTAGATCCCTCGCAGAAGAATCTTCAG ATTAGAGAGGATGTTAGAACTGCCTGTGTTTATGTTGAATCATTGAGAAAGGAGTTGGTTTTCACCATGAAGGATGTAACTCAGTTGTTGGTTAAG GGCCTGGCAAACCGGAGGACAGGGGCAACGAGCGCAAATGCTGATAGCTCACGCTCGCATTGTGTTTTTACGTGTGTCATTAAGTCGGATTCTAAG AATCCAGAGGATGGCTCAAGCATCACAAGATCAAGCAGGATAAACTTGGTAGACCTTGCTGGATCAGAGCGACAAAAACTAACACATGCAGCTGGGGATCGATTGAAAGAAGCTGGAAACATAAACCGTTCACTTTCACAGCTTGG aaacttgattaataTACTTGCAGAAATATCGCAGTCCGGAAAACAAAGGCACCATGTTCCATATCGCGATTCCAAGCTCACATTTCTATTACAAGAATCCCTTGGAGGCAATGCCAAACTGGCAATGATTTGTGCTGTTTCACCATCCCAAAG CTGTAAGAGTGAAACGTTAAGCACACTTAGGTTTGCCCAACGTGCAAAAGCTATAAAAAACAATGCCGTGGTTAATGAAGAGAAAGTTGAAGATGTAAATGCGCTGCATGAGCAAATCAGGCAATTGAAG GATGAACTTCACCGAATGAAATCTAATGGATGCATAGAAGGGAATAATGGCAGCTTTGCCACTGGATGGAACCCTAGGCGCAGTTTGCATCTGTTGAAAATGAGCTTGGGTCATCCTGCAACATTCCAGTGTATAAAAGAAGATAGTGATGAGGAAATGGAAATTGATGAGAATGATGTTGAGAAGCCCTACAATCATGAAAATATTGCAATGTCTCCTATTAACGTTAAAGAAGACTCCAAAAGTTTACAAGCTTCTATGGATGTAAGTGCTGGAACTTCACATGTTGAAGATCTTAATAGGGATAAGAATTTGATATCCATAAAAAGGTCCTGCTGTAGTGCTAATAAATTTAACACTGGTCCTGATATTGGAGATGGAAAATGCAAATTAAACATTGCCGCCAGTATACAGAGGGGACTTCAAGTCATTGAAAGTCACCAAAACAATAGTGCATGGAGGAGAGCATCGGTTGGATTAAATGCTAGAATCATGGATATTCAGCCTTGCAAGGTTGATGTTGCAATTCAGACTGATCCTGAAGAATATGAAACCAGAGATAACCCTCTAGCTCTGATTCCTAGTTGTCTGCTTGAAGCTTCTGCAACTGAGAGTAGGGATCCCAGTGCTTGCAGAGACCTACAACTAGTACCAGCTGATGTGACAGTACTATCTGATGACAAAAAGCAGCGACATTTTCTGAAA GCTGTGGAGAAGGTCTTGGCTGGAGCTATCAGGCGAGAGATGGCTCGTGATGAACAGTGTGCAAAGCAAGCTGCAGAAATTCAACAGCTGAATCGTCTG GTGCAACAGTATAAGCATGAACGTGAATGTAATGCTGTAATTGCAAAAACACTTGAAGGAAAAATTGCTAGGCTTGAGAGTCTCATGGATGGAACTTTACCAACTGAAGAATTCATGAATGAAGAGTTTTTATCACTTATGAATGAGCATAAG ATCCTCCAAAAGAAATATGAAAACCATCCTGATGTTTTGCATGCTGAAATTGAGTTGAAGAGACTCCAGGAGGAATTGGACATGTTCAGGAATTCTGGGGACAAGAAAGAAGTTCTACAGGAGGAGATACAAGATCTGAAAAATCAGTTGCATTACATGCTTTCATCTTCGTCATCAATCCGTAGATTCTGGCCTCCAGTGCCATTGTGTCAGGGAAGTAATTCTGAACCTGGAACAAAAGATAAAGATGGAGATACTACTTTTTGGGACACTCCCAATTGGACTGAAGCTGAGAGTAAATGGATTACACTCACAGAAGAGCTTAGAGTTGAACTTGAAGCAGCAAAATCCCTTGTTGGAAAGTTGCAGTTAGAACTGGATTCTGAGAAGAAATGCTCAGAAGAACTAAAGGAGGCAGTACAAACAGCTATCCAAGGAGCTGCAAGACACCTGGAACAATATGCTGATCTTCAAGAGAATCATTTTCGTTTGCTTGCTCTGCATAGGCGGATGTGTGAGGGTGTTGAGGATGTGAAGATGAGGGCAGAAAAGGCCGGTATCAAAGGTGCTGAATTGCGGTTCATCAACTCCCTTGCAGCTGAAATCTCAGTCCTAAAAGCTCAAAATGAAGGCCTTCAGGGCCAGCTAAGGGATACTGCTGAAGCTGTTCAGGCAGCTGGTGAATTGCTTGTTCGGTTGAAGGATGCAGAGGAAGCAGAAACACTAGCCAAG GCTTTAGTGGCAGAGCAAGAGACAGAGAAAGCTTATCAGGAGATTGACAACTTGAAAAAGAACTACGATCAGGAAATCCTTGCTCTAAAGCAGCGTCTCACAGAGTCCTCTCAGTGCAAGGAGGATACGGTACAGCCACAAGAACCGAACAATCTTGAGCCTCCTAGGTATGACACAGCTGGTAGCCCCAGTGGGCAGAATTGGAAGGAGTTCAATACCTTGCAACAAGGTGGATCATTTGAGGTCTCCAAGAGCACGGACCTCAACTCGTGGTTTTATGGATACGACAAATGTAACATTTGA